In Halichondria panicea chromosome 13, odHalPani1.1, whole genome shotgun sequence, one genomic interval encodes:
- the LOC135346482 gene encoding beta-1,3-galactosyltransferase 6-like, which produces MYRKFAVLLLASTIHTTAVWYLAKLSFETQCEHLDHKQWSQPTDATAVSNDLPETANIPNNVLLVMVISTPENRARRDVIRKTWVGSYVEHKKKFAVKFVIGALDLNVNETESLISENKTFGDVLLLTDHLDSYKNLTRKVLHTFVWVDKNTNYSFVLKLDDDSFPKLDQIELELKKRTNRKPLYWGLVASRGTPMKEGPWAEPHWNLCDTYLPYALGGGYVLSKDLIHRIAINAHGLTLYNNEDVSVGAWISPFNLERKNDKRFRADMQKNWHHDQCKDYLLVHHLSIEDAKKTHEIMKNKGVLC; this is translated from the coding sequence ATGTATAGGAAGTTTGCTGTGTTGCTACTAGCTTCAACCATACATACTACAGCTGTATGGTACCTAGCCAAATTATCTTTTGAAACCCAATGTGAGCATCTGGATCACAAGCAATGGAGCCAACCAACAGATGCCACAGCTGTATCCAATGACTTACCTGAAACAGCTAATATTCCAAATAATGTACTACTCGTGATGGTCATTTCAACACCCGAGAACAGAGCTAGGAGAGATGTGATTAGGAAGACTTGGGTGGGTAGCTATGTCGAACATAAAAAGAAGTTTGCAGTCAAATTTGTTATAGGAGCCCTTGATCTAAATGTTAATGAAACAGAGTCGCTGATTTCAGAGAATAAGACGTTTGGCGATGTATTACTTTTGACCGATCACCTGGATTCATACAAGAATCTCACCAGGAAAGTTTTACATACCTTTGTGTGGGTAGACAAGAACACAAACTACTCCTTTGTACTGAAACTTGACGACGACTCATTCCCTAAGTTGGATCAGATTGAATTGGAATTGAAAAAAAGAACTAACCGAAAACCTCTCTACTGGGGTTTGGTTGCATCACGAGGTACCCCAATGAAAGAAGGGCCGTGGGCGGAACCACATTGGAACTTGTGTGACACTTATCTGCCGTATGCATTGGGAGGGGGTTATGTATTATCTAAAGACCTTATACACAGAATTGCTATCAATGCTCACGGTCTTACACTCTACAACAATGAAGATGTCTCAGTTGGAGCTTGGATCAGTCCATTCAACTTGGAAAGAAAAAATGACAAACGATTTCGTGCAGATATGCAAAAAAACTGGCATCACGATCAGTGCAAGGACTATCTTCTTGTTCATCATCTGTCTATTGAAGATGCTAAGAAAACTCATGAAATAATGAAGAATAAAGGTGTTTTGTGTTAA